A window of the Natronomonas salina genome harbors these coding sequences:
- a CDS encoding cupredoxin domain-containing protein translates to MQQSTDQNDAIDPRFGYIGTDDGSKPVEPDHTINLQIKPRENAPLPEFYFEPTGLTIDVGDTVQFNLATPHHNVNAYHPGFGYTQRVPEGVAPFSSPILAAGDYWLYTFESEGVHDIMCAPHEVFGMVGRIVVGSASGPGANPVGEAPGDERARPPEYTAALVLTDDAMQPDNIVEQGSVSWSDLQKESKRPMLEPVEEE, encoded by the coding sequence ATGCAGCAGTCCACCGACCAGAACGACGCTATCGACCCGCGATTCGGCTACATCGGTACCGACGACGGCAGCAAACCCGTCGAACCAGATCACACCATCAATCTCCAGATCAAACCCCGCGAGAATGCGCCACTTCCGGAGTTCTACTTCGAACCGACCGGCCTGACCATCGACGTCGGGGATACCGTCCAGTTCAACCTCGCGACCCCACACCACAACGTGAACGCCTACCATCCAGGCTTCGGCTACACCCAGCGCGTCCCCGAGGGCGTGGCCCCGTTCTCCTCGCCCATCCTCGCCGCTGGCGACTACTGGCTGTACACGTTCGAGTCGGAGGGCGTCCACGACATCATGTGTGCGCCACACGAGGTCTTCGGGATGGTCGGCCGCATCGTCGTCGGCTCGGCCTCCGGCCCCGGAGCGAACCCGGTCGGAGAGGCACCCGGCGACGAGCGGGCCCGACCCCCGGAGTACACCGCGGCGCTCGTCCTCACCGACGACGCCATGCAGCCTGACAACATCGTCGAGCAGGGTTCGGTCTCCTGGAGCGACCTCCAGAAGGAGAGCAAGCGACCGATGCTCGAGCCCGTCGAAGAGGAATAG
- a CDS encoding polysaccharide deacetylase family protein, with product MADDDETPTDERGSGGRGVQRRRVLATAAGVAGLAGCLSFASTESPSTETATPTDDDEFSDPGTETETPDDDPEPFPDGGAVAFVYDDGPLSDYTKAFPAHRAFDAPATSCIVPEWIGTSRSTGEMMAVDHLEELAAAGWEIASHTSGHEPLGSFELTADAAAGDSRVYPAEIRHGHHPGKPVEITDGDRTVATTVAGSGRDESGESYVELAESLDTAFAAGDSEIRHPPELMAETLQESKQALERRGFEVSTLLAPYDQFDAYSARFASEYYEVVANGDHGSIITYPGEYEPLWTQRDYFVEYTSRETVQSALDEVAATGGLGVLGAHTFKEEVTEARIRETLEWIEDRGIEVLTMGEAARRFEASEA from the coding sequence ATGGCTGACGATGATGAGACGCCAACAGACGAACGGGGTTCGGGAGGCCGCGGCGTCCAGCGCCGGCGTGTACTAGCCACAGCCGCAGGCGTCGCAGGTCTCGCCGGCTGTCTCTCCTTCGCCAGCACCGAGTCACCCAGTACCGAAACTGCCACGCCGACGGACGACGACGAGTTCTCCGATCCCGGAACAGAGACTGAAACGCCCGATGACGACCCCGAGCCGTTCCCGGATGGGGGTGCGGTCGCGTTCGTCTACGACGACGGGCCGCTGTCGGATTACACGAAGGCATTCCCGGCCCACCGGGCGTTCGACGCCCCGGCGACGTCGTGTATCGTCCCGGAGTGGATCGGGACGTCTCGATCGACCGGCGAGATGATGGCCGTCGACCACCTCGAGGAACTCGCCGCCGCCGGCTGGGAGATCGCCTCGCACACGAGCGGCCACGAGCCGCTGGGGTCCTTCGAATTGACGGCCGACGCCGCCGCGGGTGACTCGCGAGTGTATCCGGCCGAGATCCGCCACGGCCACCACCCGGGCAAGCCGGTCGAGATCACCGACGGCGACCGGACGGTCGCCACGACGGTCGCCGGCAGCGGTCGCGACGAGTCCGGCGAGAGTTACGTGGAGCTCGCCGAGTCACTCGACACGGCGTTCGCGGCCGGCGACAGCGAGATCCGCCACCCGCCCGAGCTGATGGCCGAGACGCTACAGGAGTCGAAGCAGGCCCTGGAGCGACGCGGCTTCGAGGTGTCTACGCTGCTCGCACCGTACGACCAGTTCGACGCGTACTCGGCGCGGTTCGCCAGCGAGTACTACGAGGTCGTCGCGAACGGCGACCACGGGTCGATCATAACGTACCCCGGGGAGTACGAGCCGCTGTGGACCCAGCGGGACTACTTCGTCGAGTACACCAGCCGGGAGACCGTCCAGAGCGCTCTCGACGAGGTGGCCGCGACCGGCGGACTGGGCGTCCTCGGGGCGCACACCTTCAAGGAAGAGGTCACGGAAGCCCGCATCCGCGAGACGCTGGAGTGGATCGAGGACCGGGGAATCGAGGTGCTGACGATGGGCGAGGCGGCCCGACGGTTCGAAGCGAGCGAGGCGTAA
- a CDS encoding HalOD1 output domain-containing protein, which translates to MMDIATTIVSRVGELAQRDPLELPPLAETIDVDALERAIDSVDGPFSIQFTYCGYTVTITGEDDVSICAVTEGGLTDPSGPSPERTRL; encoded by the coding sequence ATGATGGATATCGCAACGACCATCGTTTCAAGGGTCGGAGAGTTAGCGCAGCGGGACCCCCTCGAGCTCCCGCCGCTGGCCGAGACGATCGACGTCGACGCACTCGAACGAGCGATCGACTCGGTTGACGGGCCATTCAGTATCCAGTTCACCTACTGTGGTTATACGGTGACGATCACCGGCGAAGACGACGTCTCGATCTGCGCCGTCACGGAAGGCGGACTCACCGATCCCAGCGGTCCGTCCCCCGAGCGTACCCGATTATAA
- a CDS encoding ATP-binding protein: MSTDEASGALLRRLHDHNPWWEDGVDSLSLPARQKSDFYHLARPDEAISQFEDHPISALVGRRGVGKSTLLEQFVQHRIEAGADPEQFLYVPFDADPLYQLQSAEQLRQAVRYYESRILGRADDPTPQFVVLDDVHQVEHASKPNSTGWGRPVSELLDAPDRHVIVTASAGIQVERELDRVGIDASEYDVQPILPEKFRDYIYTLYPDLEADDKRVSPTPLRTGEQSLPTAVETGDIDLFVEGLREQYDRIADDTRRIQSQVVDYLAMGGVLSYSQEGVVDSASELSRRDYERLRKDVRDALYQDVPGFETIQTIADLERLCALAARDCASDPIRYQRLVDLFDVDRRTITDSYLPALSELYLLDGVTEYDNSRPRSVRLYLRDTGLVTALADGDASRVLSDFDREADLARAAAFDHTMRFQYGVEAIQGRTVEPSVQYWRGREDTVDFIFEVDGTPVPVGFGYRPPVDSVEAALTEFLDTYDAPVGLLLVGDTVSTDEPIAVQDDRLIRLPYWFFLLLC, from the coding sequence ATGAGCACGGACGAGGCGAGTGGGGCGCTCTTGCGTCGGCTACACGATCACAATCCATGGTGGGAGGACGGCGTCGATTCACTCTCGCTGCCCGCACGCCAGAAGAGCGACTTCTATCACCTCGCCCGCCCGGACGAGGCGATCAGCCAGTTCGAGGACCACCCCATCTCCGCGCTGGTCGGCCGACGGGGCGTCGGGAAGTCGACGCTCCTCGAGCAGTTCGTCCAGCATCGCATCGAAGCGGGGGCGGACCCGGAGCAGTTCCTCTACGTCCCCTTCGACGCCGACCCGCTCTATCAGCTCCAGTCCGCAGAGCAGCTCCGGCAGGCCGTCCGCTACTACGAGAGCCGGATTCTGGGCCGGGCTGACGACCCGACCCCACAGTTCGTCGTGCTCGACGACGTCCACCAGGTCGAGCACGCGAGCAAACCCAACAGCACCGGCTGGGGCCGACCGGTCAGCGAGCTTCTCGACGCCCCCGACCGGCACGTGATCGTCACCGCGAGCGCCGGCATCCAGGTCGAACGCGAGCTCGACCGCGTCGGGATCGACGCCTCCGAGTACGACGTCCAGCCGATCCTCCCCGAGAAGTTCCGCGACTACATCTACACGCTGTATCCGGACCTGGAAGCCGACGACAAACGCGTGTCGCCAACACCACTCCGAACGGGCGAGCAGTCCCTGCCGACGGCCGTCGAGACGGGTGACATCGACCTGTTCGTCGAGGGGCTGCGGGAGCAGTACGACCGCATCGCCGACGACACCCGCCGCATCCAGTCGCAGGTCGTCGACTACCTGGCGATGGGCGGCGTCCTCAGCTACAGCCAGGAGGGCGTCGTCGATTCCGCGAGCGAGCTATCGCGGCGCGACTACGAGCGCCTCCGCAAGGACGTCCGCGACGCGCTCTATCAGGACGTCCCCGGCTTCGAGACCATCCAGACGATCGCCGACCTCGAGCGGCTGTGTGCACTCGCCGCTCGAGACTGTGCAAGCGATCCGATCCGCTACCAGCGACTGGTCGACCTGTTCGACGTCGACCGACGGACGATCACGGACAGCTACCTGCCGGCGCTGTCGGAGCTGTACCTCCTCGACGGGGTGACCGAATACGACAACAGCCGACCGCGTTCGGTTCGGCTCTACCTGCGCGACACCGGTCTCGTCACGGCGCTCGCCGACGGGGACGCATCGCGGGTGCTCAGCGATTTCGACCGCGAGGCAGACCTCGCACGGGCGGCCGCCTTCGATCACACGATGCGCTTCCAGTACGGCGTCGAAGCGATCCAGGGGCGGACCGTCGAGCCGTCGGTCCAGTACTGGCGCGGCCGCGAGGACACTGTCGATTTCATCTTCGAGGTGGACGGAACACCAGTCCCGGTCGGCTTCGGTTATCGACCGCCCGTCGATTCGGTCGAGGCGGCGTTGACCGAGTTCCTCGACACTTACGACGCCCCCGTCGGCCTCCTGCTCGTCGGCGATACTGTCTCGACCGACGAGCCGATCGCCGTGCAGGACGACCGTCTCATCCGCCTGCCCTACTGGTTCTTCCTGTTACTGTGCTGA
- a CDS encoding vWA domain-containing protein, producing MTTKTHVTFVLDSSGSMAAIEDDTRGGFNVFLEEQREEEGDATVTLYNFDTNVECVYRMAPIEAADTLDTDNYRPGGQTALHDALATAIDETADGIEGLAEPDRPENVIVVVLTDGKENASETPQQRVREKVTYRQTEDDWEFLFIGANQDAALTAESMGMAAEKSLDMHHSGDGVKAAQESTSKSISRARREGSTGGYDESDRAQQNDPENR from the coding sequence ATGACAACGAAAACCCACGTCACGTTCGTACTAGATTCCTCCGGCTCGATGGCAGCTATCGAGGACGACACCCGGGGCGGCTTCAACGTCTTCCTCGAAGAGCAGCGCGAAGAGGAGGGGGACGCGACGGTGACGCTGTACAACTTCGATACGAACGTCGAGTGCGTCTACCGGATGGCACCGATCGAGGCCGCCGACACGCTCGATACGGACAACTACCGCCCGGGCGGACAGACGGCGCTGCACGATGCCCTCGCGACCGCCATCGACGAGACCGCCGACGGGATCGAGGGGCTGGCGGAACCCGACCGACCCGAGAACGTGATCGTCGTCGTCCTGACCGACGGCAAGGAGAACGCCTCGGAGACACCCCAGCAGCGGGTACGGGAGAAGGTGACCTATCGGCAGACGGAGGACGACTGGGAGTTCCTCTTCATCGGCGCCAACCAGGACGCCGCGCTCACCGCCGAGAGCATGGGGATGGCCGCCGAGAAGTCACTCGACATGCACCACAGCGGCGACGGTGTCAAGGCGGCACAGGAGTCCACCTCCAAGAGCATCAGCCGCGCCCGCAGGGAGGGTTCGACCGGTGGGTACGACGAGAGCGACCGAGCCCAGCAGAACGATCCCGAGAACCGCTAA
- a CDS encoding archaea-specific SMC-related protein: protein MSSRQKTDPVSIRARNIGGIDETEVTFSPGVTVLKGENATNRTSFLQAIMAALGSDQVSMKGDADEAFVELELEGETYTRELTRQGTSFSSTGDPYLEDSTIADLFAFLLESNEARRAVVTQENLRDLIMRPIDTDEIQREIDRLVEERKEVERELEELDSLKDRLPSLEERRTQLRDEIEETSEELASLEEEIEERDADVEETREEKAELEERLEELRVKRSTIEDVRYDLETERESLESIRAEKREAAAELDELPEAPIGDIDERESRRDQLREKKRRLESEVNEIQSVIGFNRKMLEDASGDVLDALEEPADDVTEELLPDETVTCWTCGSEVPEDQIETTVSRLQELSQNKLGEVNDIESEIDELSTEIRELREQQRKREKLERRIDEAEAEIETSEATIDRLGDRREELQDEIESLEAEIADLEDDSYEEVLDLHKEANQYEYELGRLEGDLEDVEAEIAEIEARLDDESELVERRAEIDAEIETLRTKIDRIESQAIEAFNEHMDTVLDILEYRNLERIWLERVEREVREGRRKVTKRIFELHIIRETESGATYEDTIEHLSESEREVTGLVFALAGYLAHNVYETVPFMLLDSLEAIDSDRIATLVNHLEEYSDHLIVALLPEDAEALDDNYHRITDL from the coding sequence ATGAGTTCTCGTCAGAAGACTGACCCCGTCTCGATACGGGCGCGGAACATCGGCGGAATCGACGAGACCGAAGTTACGTTCTCTCCGGGTGTGACCGTGCTGAAGGGCGAGAACGCGACGAACCGGACGTCGTTCCTCCAAGCGATCATGGCCGCCCTCGGCAGTGACCAGGTGTCGATGAAGGGCGACGCCGACGAGGCCTTTGTCGAACTCGAGCTGGAGGGGGAGACGTACACCCGCGAACTGACACGTCAGGGGACGTCGTTCAGCAGTACTGGCGACCCCTATCTCGAGGATTCGACGATAGCGGACCTCTTCGCGTTCCTGCTCGAATCCAACGAAGCCCGACGAGCGGTCGTCACCCAAGAGAACCTTCGCGATCTCATCATGCGGCCGATCGATACCGACGAGATCCAGCGTGAGATCGACCGGCTCGTCGAGGAGCGAAAAGAGGTCGAACGCGAACTGGAGGAGCTCGATTCACTGAAGGATCGGCTCCCGTCGCTGGAGGAGCGCCGGACGCAGCTTCGCGATGAGATCGAGGAGACGAGCGAGGAATTGGCGTCACTGGAGGAGGAGATCGAAGAGCGCGACGCGGACGTCGAGGAGACACGCGAGGAGAAGGCCGAACTCGAGGAGCGGTTAGAGGAGCTCCGGGTGAAGCGCTCGACCATCGAGGACGTCCGCTACGACCTCGAGACGGAGCGCGAGAGCCTCGAATCCATCCGGGCCGAGAAGCGGGAGGCAGCGGCCGAGCTCGACGAACTCCCGGAAGCGCCGATCGGGGACATCGACGAGCGGGAGTCACGGCGCGACCAGTTGCGTGAGAAGAAACGCCGCCTCGAGTCGGAGGTCAACGAGATACAGAGCGTCATCGGGTTCAACCGGAAGATGCTGGAAGACGCCAGCGGTGACGTGCTGGACGCACTGGAGGAGCCGGCGGACGACGTCACCGAGGAACTGTTGCCCGACGAGACGGTGACCTGCTGGACCTGTGGCAGCGAGGTCCCCGAAGACCAGATCGAGACGACCGTCAGTCGCCTCCAGGAACTCAGTCAGAACAAGCTCGGGGAGGTAAACGACATCGAGTCAGAGATCGACGAGCTGTCGACGGAGATCCGGGAGCTCCGAGAGCAGCAACGGAAGCGCGAGAAACTCGAGCGTCGCATCGACGAGGCGGAAGCCGAGATCGAGACGAGCGAGGCGACCATCGACCGGCTCGGCGATCGACGTGAGGAACTCCAAGACGAGATCGAATCCCTCGAAGCCGAGATCGCGGACCTGGAGGACGACTCGTACGAAGAGGTCCTGGACCTCCACAAGGAAGCCAACCAGTACGAGTACGAACTGGGACGCCTGGAGGGCGACCTGGAAGACGTCGAAGCCGAGATCGCCGAGATCGAGGCCCGTCTCGACGACGAAAGTGAGTTAGTCGAGCGTCGCGCCGAGATCGACGCCGAGATCGAGACGTTGCGGACGAAGATCGATCGGATCGAGTCCCAGGCCATCGAGGCGTTCAACGAGCACATGGACACCGTCCTGGACATCCTCGAGTACCGGAACCTCGAGCGCATCTGGCTGGAGCGGGTCGAACGCGAGGTCCGCGAGGGTCGACGCAAGGTCACGAAACGCATCTTCGAGTTGCACATCATCCGCGAAACCGAGAGTGGCGCGACGTACGAGGATACGATCGAGCACCTGAGCGAGAGCGAACGAGAGGTGACCGGACTCGTGTTCGCGCTGGCGGGCTACCTCGCCCACAACGTCTACGAGACGGTCCCGTTCATGCTCCTCGACTCGCTGGAGGCGATCGATTCGGACCGAATCGCGACGCTCGTGAACCATCTCGAAGAGTACAGCGACCACCTCATCGTAGCTCTGCTGCCGGAGGACGCCGAGGCGCTTGACGACAACTATCATCGCATCACCGACCTCTGA
- a CDS encoding PQQ-binding-like beta-propeller repeat protein: protein MTPPRGRRSTRRRLLASLGATATVGLAGCTSVFDDYERSQSDFDPPMLSYDETYPDDDGVTMFRRGTRRLGYYPDAVVPEAVEVEWSMPINEVGHTAAKASPRPTPDGGTILIPADTGKVHAVRPDGEQLWTAETGATNLGIHGTPLIVDGVAYIGGYDGSLYAFDVETGERVWKTSNWRLHGAIAIGSSPVYWDGVIYVVAEYNYPFQEPSGTMWALDAETGEPLWHDDRLWGMPHPSLAIDPATERIITGSNDGVCYCWEFPSLEFAWEFQTDGEIKGTIPTYEGGAFVGSWDGYFRRLDLEDGTEEWRFETGRTIMSNPGIDPDAGVVYMGSDDRHVYALDAESGEELWSRNVGGKVLGSLTVTADAVLVGSYDTHLYALEKETGAVRWRVENVGHVTSEPVPHEGRIFYAERGDISGYRSDDPEVVNERGRVYGLRAAE from the coding sequence ATGACACCGCCACGAGGTCGACGGTCGACGCGGCGCCGGTTGCTCGCGTCGCTCGGTGCGACCGCGACCGTCGGGCTCGCGGGCTGTACCTCCGTGTTCGACGACTACGAGCGGAGCCAGTCCGATTTCGACCCTCCGATGCTCTCCTACGACGAGACGTACCCGGACGACGACGGCGTGACGATGTTCCGGCGCGGGACGCGGCGGCTGGGCTACTACCCGGACGCGGTCGTTCCCGAGGCCGTCGAGGTCGAGTGGTCGATGCCGATCAACGAGGTGGGCCACACCGCGGCGAAGGCGAGTCCGCGACCCACGCCGGACGGCGGGACGATCTTGATTCCCGCCGACACGGGGAAGGTCCACGCGGTGCGGCCGGACGGCGAGCAGCTGTGGACGGCCGAGACGGGGGCGACGAACCTCGGCATCCACGGGACGCCGCTGATCGTCGACGGGGTGGCGTACATCGGCGGCTACGACGGCTCGCTGTATGCCTTCGACGTCGAGACGGGCGAGCGCGTCTGGAAGACCTCCAACTGGCGGCTGCACGGCGCCATCGCCATCGGGTCGAGTCCGGTCTACTGGGACGGCGTCATCTACGTCGTCGCCGAGTACAACTATCCGTTCCAGGAGCCGTCGGGGACGATGTGGGCGCTCGACGCCGAGACGGGCGAGCCGCTGTGGCACGACGACCGCCTCTGGGGGATGCCGCACCCGTCGCTGGCGATCGACCCGGCCACCGAGCGGATAATCACCGGGTCGAACGACGGCGTCTGCTACTGCTGGGAGTTCCCGTCCCTGGAGTTCGCCTGGGAGTTCCAGACGGACGGCGAGATCAAGGGGACGATCCCCACCTACGAGGGCGGGGCGTTCGTCGGGTCGTGGGACGGCTACTTCCGGCGGCTCGACCTCGAGGACGGCACCGAGGAGTGGCGCTTCGAGACGGGCCGGACGATCATGTCGAACCCCGGCATCGACCCCGACGCGGGCGTCGTCTACATGGGCAGCGACGACCGACACGTCTACGCGCTCGACGCCGAGTCCGGCGAGGAGCTGTGGTCGAGAAACGTCGGCGGGAAGGTCCTCGGCTCGCTGACGGTGACCGCCGACGCCGTGCTGGTCGGCTCGTACGACACGCACCTCTACGCCCTCGAGAAGGAGACGGGCGCGGTCCGCTGGCGCGTCGAGAACGTCGGGCACGTGACGAGCGAGCCCGTCCCGCACGAGGGTCGGATCTTCTATGCCGAACGTGGCGACATCTCCGGGTACCGGAGCGACGACCCGGAGGTCGTCAACGAGCGCGGCCGCGTCTACGGGTTGCGGGCGGCGGAGTGA
- a CDS encoding PH domain-containing protein — translation MRQVPDWVTLTDGEKIVWSGGPSPVVIASSLLGEAVLVVVGLIIAGIGPGLVDGGTFPGAGALPGGIRFVGLIIALAGILAGLWTYLRFQSVEYVITSDELYVKRGMLSRSVTNLRLDRIQDSGFNQSASQRLLGYGDVYVSTAGSGGAELVFRNVNDPARVNNAITEQLDAARSPGTTSAPSVDNSSRRR, via the coding sequence ATGCGACAGGTTCCCGACTGGGTGACGCTTACTGACGGCGAGAAGATCGTCTGGTCGGGTGGTCCGAGCCCGGTGGTCATCGCCTCGTCACTGCTCGGCGAGGCCGTTCTGGTCGTCGTCGGGTTGATCATCGCGGGGATCGGTCCGGGACTGGTCGACGGTGGGACCTTCCCGGGCGCCGGCGCGTTGCCCGGGGGAATCCGGTTCGTCGGACTCATCATCGCGCTGGCCGGGATCCTCGCGGGACTCTGGACGTACCTCCGGTTCCAGTCGGTCGAGTACGTCATCACGAGCGACGAACTGTACGTCAAGCGGGGGATGCTCTCGCGGTCGGTGACGAACCTCCGGCTGGACCGCATCCAGGACAGCGGGTTCAACCAGTCGGCGAGCCAGCGGCTGCTGGGCTACGGCGACGTCTACGTCTCGACGGCCGGCAGCGGCGGCGCCGAACTCGTCTTCCGGAACGTCAACGACCCCGCACGGGTCAACAACGCCATCACCGAACAGCTCGACGCCGCTCGCTCGCCGGGAACGACGTCCGCGCCCTCGGTCGATAATTCCAGCCGGCGCCGCTAG
- a CDS encoding pyrimidine dimer DNA glycosylase/endonuclease V — MTRMWGIDPTLLCDQHLLGEHTEMHQEAGTIENHPHGTAIVEGHAERQQVDTSLIQRRHDELAAELRRRGMNHDSPLDYEDDLDLGSIDTAANRDDLMERCDECRRRIEAADASDAERGPD; from the coding sequence ATGACACGAATGTGGGGCATCGACCCGACGCTGCTCTGCGACCAGCACCTGCTCGGAGAGCACACCGAGATGCACCAGGAGGCCGGCACCATCGAGAACCACCCGCACGGGACGGCCATCGTCGAGGGGCACGCGGAGCGCCAGCAGGTGGATACCTCGCTGATCCAGCGCCGACACGACGAACTGGCCGCGGAGCTACGGCGCCGCGGGATGAACCATGACTCGCCGCTGGACTACGAGGACGACCTCGACCTCGGGTCGATCGACACGGCGGCGAACCGGGACGATCTCATGGAGCGCTGCGACGAGTGTCGGCGGCGGATCGAAGCGGCGGATGCGAGCGATGCCGAACGCGGGCCGGACTGA
- the rdfA gene encoding rod-determining factor RdfA has protein sequence MGRLIDEYDLQGLGAEMERRWTDDEDRWSLRDLADHFNQAVLEAAMEANGVQTLDGEVENTYRLLNSDDVGSADRTRARRRLERDGIDVDRLQDEFVTYQAIRSYLTKYRDAEYTPDETDPLEREITNIQQLRGRVDSVTEGKLEQLQSSGALDIGTFRTLVDVRVVCEDCNTQYDVLELLESGSCDCAP, from the coding sequence GTGGGACGCCTCATCGACGAGTACGACCTCCAGGGGCTGGGCGCCGAGATGGAACGACGCTGGACGGACGACGAGGATCGGTGGAGTCTACGCGACCTCGCGGACCACTTCAATCAAGCCGTACTGGAGGCGGCGATGGAGGCTAATGGCGTCCAGACCCTCGACGGCGAGGTCGAGAACACCTATCGTCTGTTGAACAGTGACGATGTCGGGAGTGCCGACCGGACACGTGCACGTCGTCGGCTCGAACGGGATGGAATCGACGTCGATCGGTTGCAGGACGAGTTCGTCACCTACCAGGCGATCCGCAGCTATCTCACGAAGTACCGTGACGCCGAGTACACCCCAGACGAGACCGATCCGCTGGAACGGGAGATCACGAACATCCAGCAGTTACGGGGTCGAGTGGACTCGGTCACGGAGGGGAAACTGGAACAATTACAGAGTAGCGGCGCACTCGATATCGGCACGTTCCGAACGCTCGTCGACGTCCGCGTCGTCTGTGAGGACTGCAACACCCAGTACGACGTCCTCGAACTCCTCGAATCAGGGAGCTGCGACTGTGCTCCGTAG
- a CDS encoding HEAT repeat domain-containing protein, with amino-acid sequence MCEAAECDVEYETKGDIRPSGLDEFRSFLAEQADAAAYELAYTDDEGDHQRLVAKLRVIERTVERPAAAIAVACTALTPDEDDWTVRLDSIDRVTALELPSDEALTGEPTPKYDNAGAFLNLARVAPERIDVPDLVAFLRGADDDGRDAGLGALRSALRADPESAEVAIPLLRDLLAEEHNVTRVLEILATVTGERPAEVAPFVEELRPYLGDDGERRAYAAECLSDIAAHDPSDVMAAVPALASLVDDRDDGVTHALFALNRIAAEHPSEVLPAAPTLSDALAEPSLSSSDRLNATAALGRVASEYPDAGLDTVDDLVELLDCDDPRLRVNATGVLSDVAVVHSGALVPHVDELESLLYSDDEYTLINTSAGLGRIAEVEPEAVEHFTDRFVELLDHDQEVVRENACWALGYLEAESALERLEAVRLDDEAERVRNIAAWAIAEIEGWA; translated from the coding sequence ATGTGTGAGGCCGCCGAGTGCGACGTCGAGTACGAGACGAAAGGCGACATCCGACCGTCGGGGCTCGACGAGTTCCGATCATTCCTCGCCGAGCAAGCCGACGCGGCAGCGTACGAGCTCGCGTACACCGACGACGAGGGAGACCACCAGCGGCTCGTCGCGAAGCTGCGTGTCATCGAACGGACGGTCGAGCGCCCGGCCGCAGCGATCGCCGTGGCGTGTACGGCACTCACGCCGGATGAAGACGACTGGACCGTCCGTCTCGACAGTATCGACCGGGTGACCGCCCTGGAACTACCGTCGGATGAGGCCCTCACAGGGGAGCCCACACCGAAGTACGATAACGCCGGTGCGTTCCTGAATCTCGCTCGGGTGGCACCCGAGCGGATCGACGTCCCGGATCTCGTCGCGTTCCTGCGGGGCGCCGACGACGACGGCCGGGATGCGGGGCTCGGCGCCCTCCGGTCGGCGCTGCGTGCAGACCCGGAGTCGGCCGAGGTCGCAATACCGCTGCTCCGCGACCTGCTGGCCGAGGAGCACAACGTGACGCGCGTCCTCGAGATTTTGGCGACCGTCACCGGCGAGCGGCCGGCCGAGGTCGCACCGTTCGTCGAGGAGCTCAGGCCGTACCTCGGCGACGACGGAGAGCGTCGTGCCTACGCCGCGGAGTGTCTCTCGGATATCGCCGCCCACGACCCCTCGGACGTGATGGCGGCTGTGCCGGCGCTGGCGTCGCTCGTCGACGACCGCGACGACGGGGTCACCCACGCGCTGTTCGCGCTGAACCGGATCGCCGCGGAGCATCCCAGCGAGGTGCTGCCCGCGGCGCCGACGCTCTCCGACGCGCTCGCCGAGCCGTCGCTCTCGAGCTCGGATCGCCTGAACGCGACCGCGGCGCTCGGCCGGGTGGCCAGCGAGTATCCGGATGCCGGCCTCGACACCGTCGACGACCTCGTCGAGCTCCTCGATTGTGACGATCCCAGACTCCGGGTGAACGCGACCGGCGTGTTGAGCGACGTGGCCGTCGTCCACAGCGGTGCGCTCGTCCCGCACGTCGACGAGCTCGAGTCGCTGCTGTACAGCGACGACGAGTACACCCTCATTAACACGTCGGCCGGCCTCGGCCGGATTGCGGAGGTCGAACCCGAGGCAGTCGAGCATTTCACGGATCGCTTCGTCGAGCTGCTCGACCACGACCAGGAGGTCGTCCGCGAGAACGCCTGCTGGGCGCTCGGCTACCTCGAAGCCGAATCGGCCCTCGAGCGTCTCGAAGCGGTTCGACTCGACGACGAGGCGGAACGCGTCCGCAACATCGCCGCCTGGGCGATCGCCGAGATCGAGGGGTGGGCGTAG